Proteins encoded by one window of Inmirania thermothiophila:
- a CDS encoding RuBisCO large subunit C-terminal-like domain-containing protein, producing MSREILVTYELAAGDAEEAAARADAIAHEQTVELSPRVLGRFPAARGMVGGRVDGPHAAGPGRWRVTVAYPAEVVGSDPPQLLNLLWGNVSLLEGVVLAGLALPEGVLRGLGGPRYGIEGLRQLTGVYGRPLAATALKPVGLDAVSLAAIAEAFVEGGGDLVKDDHGLADQATAPFEERVARCQEAVERAAARTGRRALYLPAINAAGTRLEAQLEYAVRAGVRGVLVSPAILGLERMRWIAASFPLVVLAHPAMTGGWLARAGHGIEHGLLLGTLFRLFGADAAVFPDAGGRFGFTPAQCERIAGALREPLGPVRAAMPVPAGGMALEDVPALVRRYGEDAILLIGGAVLGSPDEVRRSAARFAEALGAQAAAGGARTPSPAPSRGGAAPAGAFLAQEAPFRWAARRARRYKEDGQGRFRDVQRFELVGQHGESTAFELRYFEIGPGGYTTLEAHVHEHAIIGARGRGRVRIGEEEFEIGPHDVAYVAPLGAHQLRNEGGEPFGFYCIVDRRRDRPRPLDPAAQPPRRRT from the coding sequence TTGTCGAGAGAGATCCTCGTCACCTACGAGCTCGCCGCCGGGGACGCGGAGGAGGCGGCGGCGCGGGCGGACGCCATCGCCCACGAGCAGACCGTGGAGCTCTCGCCGCGGGTGCTGGGGCGCTTCCCCGCGGCGCGCGGGATGGTGGGCGGCCGCGTCGACGGGCCGCATGCGGCGGGCCCGGGGCGCTGGCGGGTCACCGTCGCCTACCCGGCGGAGGTGGTGGGCTCGGATCCGCCCCAGCTCCTCAACCTCCTGTGGGGCAACGTCTCGCTCCTGGAGGGCGTGGTGCTGGCGGGGCTCGCGCTGCCGGAGGGGGTTCTGCGGGGGCTCGGCGGGCCCCGCTACGGCATCGAGGGGCTGCGCCAGCTCACCGGCGTGTACGGCCGCCCCCTCGCCGCCACCGCCCTCAAGCCCGTGGGGCTCGACGCGGTGTCGCTGGCGGCGATCGCCGAGGCCTTCGTGGAGGGCGGTGGCGACCTGGTCAAGGACGACCACGGCCTGGCCGACCAGGCCACGGCGCCCTTCGAGGAGCGCGTGGCGCGCTGCCAGGAGGCGGTGGAGCGGGCGGCGGCCCGCACCGGCCGGCGCGCCCTCTACCTTCCGGCCATCAACGCCGCGGGGACGCGCTTGGAGGCACAGCTGGAGTACGCGGTGCGGGCCGGGGTGCGCGGCGTCCTGGTCTCGCCCGCGATCCTGGGGCTCGAGCGCATGCGCTGGATCGCCGCCAGCTTCCCCCTCGTGGTCCTGGCCCATCCGGCCATGACCGGGGGCTGGCTGGCGCGGGCGGGGCACGGCATCGAGCACGGTCTCCTCCTCGGGACGCTGTTCCGGCTCTTCGGCGCCGATGCCGCCGTCTTCCCCGACGCCGGGGGGCGCTTCGGGTTCACGCCGGCCCAGTGCGAGCGCATCGCCGGGGCCCTGCGCGAGCCGCTGGGTCCGGTGCGTGCGGCGATGCCGGTGCCGGCCGGGGGCATGGCGCTGGAGGACGTGCCGGCGCTCGTGCGGCGCTACGGCGAGGACGCGATCCTGCTCATCGGCGGTGCGGTGCTGGGGAGCCCGGACGAGGTGCGCCGCAGCGCCGCCCGCTTCGCCGAGGCCCTGGGGGCGCAGGCGGCGGCGGGCGGCGCCCGGACCCCGTCACCGGCGCCTTCCCGCGGCGGTGCGGCGCCGGCGGGGGCGTTCCTCGCCCAGGAGGCGCCCTTCCGCTGGGCGGCGCGGCGCGCACGCCGCTACAAGGAGGACGGCCAGGGGCGCTTCCGCGACGTGCAGCGTTTCGAGCTCGTGGGCCAGCACGGCGAGTCCACCGCCTTCGAGCTGCGCTACTTCGAGATCGGTCCCGGTGGCTACACGACCCTGGAGGCGCACGTGCACGAGCATGCCATCATCGGCGCCCGCGGCCGGGGCCGGGTGCGCATCGGGGAGGAGGAGTTCGAGATCGGGCCCCACGACGTGGCCTACGTGGCCCCGCTGGGGGCGCACCAGCTGCGCAACGAGGGCGGCGAGCCCTTCGGCTTCTACTGCATCGTCGACCGCCGGCGGGACCGGCCGCGCCCGCTGGATCCCGCCGCTCAGCCGCCGCGCAGGAGGACGTAG
- a CDS encoding protein-L-isoaspartate(D-aspartate) O-methyltransferase, whose protein sequence is MDLRLRRGVGMTSPRVRERMVERLRAAGIRAPAVLAAMREVPRHLFVDEALASRAYEDTALPIGFGQTISQPWVVARLAEAVLEVVARPQRVLEIGTGSGYQAAVLAAVAGQVFSVERIGALAARARQRLREAGVGNVVVRHGDGAHGWPDRAPFDAIVLTAAPEEIPPALPGQLAAAGCIVGPVGPPGGGQVLVRLRREGGGWVREALAEVSFVPFQAGRG, encoded by the coding sequence ATGGACCTGCGGCTTCGGCGTGGTGTCGGCATGACCTCGCCGCGGGTGCGCGAGCGCATGGTGGAGCGGCTGCGCGCGGCGGGGATCCGGGCGCCGGCGGTGCTCGCGGCGATGCGCGAGGTGCCGCGCCATCTCTTCGTGGACGAGGCCCTCGCGAGCCGGGCCTACGAGGACACGGCCCTGCCCATCGGCTTCGGCCAGACCATCTCGCAGCCCTGGGTGGTGGCGCGGCTCGCGGAGGCGGTGCTGGAGGTGGTCGCGCGCCCGCAGCGGGTGCTCGAGATCGGCACCGGATCGGGCTACCAGGCGGCGGTGCTGGCGGCGGTCGCGGGGCAGGTCTTCTCGGTGGAGCGGATCGGCGCCCTGGCCGCCCGCGCCCGCCAGCGCCTGCGCGAGGCGGGGGTCGGCAACGTCGTCGTCCGCCACGGCGACGGCGCCCACGGCTGGCCCGACCGCGCCCCCTTCGACGCCATCGTGCTCACCGCGGCGCCCGAGGAGATCCCGCCGGCGCTGCCGGGCCAGCTCGCCGCCGCCGGCTGCATCGTCGGGCCGGTGGGGCCGCCGGGGGGCGGGCAGGTGCTGGTGCGGCTGCGGCGCGAGGGCGGCGGCTGGGTGCGCGAGGCCCTGGCCGAGGTCAGCTTCGTGCCCTTCCAGGCGGGGCGGGGCTGA
- a CDS encoding Smr/MutS family protein produces the protein MPVDDEDRALFRRAVRGARRLTPERAEVRGPRPPPRALQSAAEREAVLRASLSHSPLALEVETGEEVVFLRPGLDRRILRRLRRGHYAVGDQIDLHGLRADEAREALAAFLRRSLGRGVRCVRVIHGKGLRSPGGEPVLRRAVPRWLARRDEVLAFCSAPPADGGLGALYVLLRGG, from the coding sequence ATGCCCGTCGACGACGAGGACCGTGCGCTGTTCCGCCGCGCCGTCCGCGGCGCCCGCCGCCTCACCCCCGAGCGGGCGGAGGTGCGCGGACCGCGCCCGCCGCCGCGCGCCCTGCAGAGCGCCGCCGAGCGCGAGGCGGTGCTGCGCGCCTCGCTCTCGCACTCGCCCCTCGCCCTCGAGGTGGAGACCGGCGAGGAGGTGGTCTTCCTGCGGCCGGGGCTCGACCGGCGCATCCTGCGCCGCCTGCGCCGCGGCCACTACGCCGTGGGCGACCAGATCGACCTCCACGGGCTGCGCGCGGACGAGGCCCGCGAGGCCCTCGCCGCCTTCCTCCGCCGCTCGCTCGGACGCGGCGTGCGCTGCGTGCGGGTGATCCACGGCAAGGGGCTGCGCTCGCCCGGCGGCGAGCCGGTGCTTCGCCGCGCCGTCCCGCGCTGGCTCGCCCGCCGCGACGAGGTCCTGGCCTTCTGTTCGGCGCCGCCCGCCGACGGCGGCCTCGGCGCCCTCTACGTCCTCCTGCGCGGCGGCTGA
- a CDS encoding YqaA family protein, with translation MRPFRRLYARVMAWSRHPRAPWLLGLLSFAESSFFPVPPDVMLAPMALARPQRAWRLAALTTAASVAGGIAGYAIGALAFDLVAPWLERAGYWEAYLQARTWFARHGLWVILLAGFSPIPYKVFTIAAGVAGMPLVPFVAGSVAGRGGRFFLVAGLMRLGGARMEAALHRWVDGLGWGMVAAAAVLWLVLRGG, from the coding sequence ATGCGCCCCTTCCGCCGGCTCTACGCCCGCGTCATGGCCTGGTCGCGCCACCCGCGCGCGCCGTGGCTGCTGGGGCTGCTGAGCTTCGCCGAATCGTCCTTCTTCCCGGTGCCGCCGGACGTGATGCTGGCGCCGATGGCGCTGGCGCGCCCGCAGCGGGCCTGGCGGCTTGCGGCGCTCACCACCGCGGCCTCGGTCGCCGGCGGGATCGCGGGCTACGCCATCGGTGCGCTCGCCTTCGACCTCGTGGCGCCGTGGCTCGAGCGGGCCGGCTACTGGGAGGCCTACCTGCAGGCGCGGACCTGGTTCGCGCGCCACGGCCTGTGGGTGATCCTGCTGGCCGGGTTCTCCCCCATCCCGTACAAGGTCTTCACCATCGCCGCGGGCGTGGCCGGGATGCCGCTGGTGCCCTTCGTCGCCGGCTCCGTCGCCGGTCGCGGCGGCCGCTTCTTCCTCGTCGCCGGCCTCATGCGCCTCGGCGGGGCGCGCATGGAGGCGGCGCTGCATCGCTGGGTCGACGGGCTGGGCTGGGGCATGGTGGCGGCGGCGGCGGTGCTCTGGCTGGTGCTGCGGGGGGGATGA
- the queF gene encoding preQ(1) synthase codes for MSTRPSKNLETFPNPEPGRDYTIRIRAPEFTCLCPKTGQPDFATLLIEYVPDRLCVELKSLKLYIWSYRDEGHFHEAVTNRILDDLVAAVQPRFMRLTAEFNVRGGIWTTVVAEHRAEGWRPPEPVTLPG; via the coding sequence GTGAGCACGCGACCGAGCAAGAACCTGGAGACCTTCCCCAACCCCGAGCCGGGCCGCGATTATACCATCCGGATCCGGGCGCCCGAGTTCACCTGCCTGTGCCCCAAGACGGGCCAGCCGGACTTCGCCACCCTGCTCATCGAGTACGTCCCCGACCGCCTCTGCGTCGAGCTCAAGTCCCTCAAGCTCTACATCTGGTCCTACCGCGACGAGGGCCACTTCCACGAGGCGGTCACCAACCGCATCCTCGACGACCTCGTGGCCGCGGTGCAGCCGCGCTTCATGCGCCTGACCGCCGAGTTCAACGTCCGCGGCGGCATCTGGACCACGGTGGTGGCCGAGCACCGCGCCGAGGGCTGGCGCCCCCCCGAGCCCGTGACGCTGCCCGGCTGA
- a CDS encoding FGGY-family carbohydrate kinase: protein MEAFLGLDLGTSGVRACAVDARGRLLARAGVPLPPPRRLGTASEQDPRAWWRGIAAALARLRRTLPAGTRPRRLAVAATSGTVLACDEALCPLGPALLYDDARCAEEAACIAAAAPPESPARGAASGLAKWLHLHRRGAPLVLHQADWINARLLGRPPPTDANNALKTGYDPGAGRWPAWLAGLGLDPAAMPAVVVPGTPLGTIAADAAAALGLPPDLVVVAGTTDSTAAVVAAGARAPGDAVTSLGSTLVVKVVSARPVADARHGVYSHPLGRLWLAGGASNTGGAVLARWFTPARIEALCREIDPERDSGLDYYPLARPGERFPVADPALAPRLAPRPADPVRFLHGLLEGIARIEAAGYRRLAELGAPFPRRVLTTGGGAANVVWTRMRRRILGVAVSAVPEAEPALGAARLALGGPPQP, encoded by the coding sequence ATGGAGGCCTTCCTCGGCCTCGATCTCGGCACCTCGGGGGTGCGCGCCTGTGCCGTCGACGCCCGGGGCCGGCTCCTCGCCCGCGCCGGCGTGCCCCTGCCCCCGCCGCGGCGCCTCGGCACCGCCAGCGAGCAGGACCCGCGGGCGTGGTGGCGGGGGATCGCGGCGGCGCTGGCGCGGCTGCGCCGCACGCTCCCGGCGGGGACGCGGCCGCGCCGGCTCGCGGTGGCGGCCACCTCGGGCACGGTGCTCGCCTGCGACGAGGCCCTGTGCCCGCTCGGCCCCGCCCTCCTCTACGACGACGCCCGCTGCGCCGAGGAGGCCGCCTGCATCGCCGCCGCGGCCCCGCCCGAAAGCCCCGCCCGCGGCGCCGCCTCGGGGCTCGCCAAGTGGCTGCACCTGCACCGCCGCGGCGCCCCCCTCGTCCTCCACCAGGCGGACTGGATCAACGCCCGCCTCCTCGGCCGCCCGCCGCCCACCGACGCCAACAACGCCCTCAAGACCGGCTACGACCCCGGCGCGGGGCGGTGGCCGGCGTGGCTCGCCGGGCTGGGACTCGATCCCGCCGCGATGCCCGCCGTGGTGGTGCCCGGGACGCCCCTCGGCACCATCGCCGCCGACGCCGCCGCGGCGCTCGGCCTGCCCCCGGACCTGGTGGTGGTCGCCGGGACCACCGACAGCACCGCCGCGGTGGTCGCGGCCGGCGCCCGCGCCCCGGGGGACGCCGTCACCAGCCTCGGCTCCACCCTGGTGGTCAAGGTGGTCTCGGCGCGCCCGGTGGCGGACGCCCGCCACGGCGTCTACAGCCATCCCCTGGGCCGGCTGTGGCTCGCGGGCGGCGCCTCCAACACCGGCGGCGCGGTCCTCGCCCGCTGGTTCACCCCGGCGCGCATCGAGGCCCTGTGCCGCGAGATCGATCCCGAGCGCGACAGCGGCCTCGACTACTACCCGCTCGCCCGCCCGGGCGAGCGCTTTCCCGTCGCCGACCCCGCGCTGGCGCCGCGCCTCGCGCCCCGCCCCGCCGATCCCGTCCGCTTCCTGCACGGGCTGCTGGAGGGCATCGCCCGCATCGAGGCCGCAGGCTACCGCCGCCTCGCCGAGCTCGGCGCGCCCTTCCCGCGCCGCGTCCTCACCACCGGGGGCGGCGCCGCCAACGTGGTCTGGACGCGGATGCGGCGGCGCATCCTCGGCGTTGCCGTGAGCGCCGTGCCCGAGGCCGAACCGGCCCTGGGGGCGGCGCGGCTCGCCCTCGGCGGCCCCCCTCAGCCCTGA
- a CDS encoding pyridoxal phosphate-dependent aminotransferase → MNRDPLRLAARAEAIEPFRVMDVLARARALEAAGADVIHMEVGEPDFPTPRPIVEAGRRALAEGRTGYTPALGIPELREAIARHYRERHGLAVAPQRIVVTPGASGALLLVLAALLGRDETVALADPGYPCNRHFARAVEGRAVALPGAAEHGYQPTAAALAALDPPPRLVLVASPANPTGTLIAPAELAAIHAWCRRTGAALVVDEIYHGLVYEGEAPTALALGEDVLVINSFSKYFGMTGWRLGWLVAPEGLVRALERLAQNLFIAAPTPAQHAALAAFTPATLEIAEERRAAFRARREFLVPALRGLGFSVPVTPQGAFYVYADSRAFDDDCERLCRRLLEEAHVAVTPGTDFGRHEARGHVRFAYTTGIDRLERAVERIRRLLAQG, encoded by the coding sequence CTGAACCGCGACCCGCTGCGCCTGGCCGCCCGTGCCGAGGCCATCGAGCCCTTCCGCGTCATGGACGTGCTGGCGCGCGCCCGGGCGCTGGAGGCGGCCGGCGCCGACGTCATCCACATGGAGGTGGGCGAGCCGGACTTCCCCACCCCGCGGCCCATCGTCGAGGCCGGGCGGCGGGCGCTCGCCGAGGGGCGCACCGGCTACACCCCGGCGCTGGGGATTCCGGAGCTGCGCGAGGCCATCGCCCGCCACTACCGGGAACGGCACGGCCTCGCCGTGGCGCCGCAGCGCATCGTCGTGACGCCCGGGGCCTCGGGCGCGCTGCTCCTGGTGCTGGCGGCGCTGCTCGGACGCGACGAGACCGTGGCCCTCGCCGATCCCGGCTATCCCTGCAACCGCCATTTCGCCCGCGCCGTGGAGGGGCGCGCGGTGGCGCTGCCGGGGGCGGCGGAGCACGGCTACCAGCCCACCGCCGCGGCCCTCGCCGCCCTCGATCCGCCGCCGCGCCTGGTCCTCGTGGCGAGCCCCGCCAACCCCACGGGGACGCTCATCGCGCCGGCGGAGCTCGCCGCCATCCATGCCTGGTGCCGCCGCACCGGGGCCGCCCTGGTGGTGGACGAGATCTACCACGGCCTCGTCTACGAGGGCGAGGCGCCCACCGCGCTCGCCCTCGGCGAGGACGTCCTCGTCATCAACAGCTTCTCCAAGTACTTCGGGATGACCGGCTGGCGCCTGGGCTGGCTGGTGGCCCCCGAGGGGCTGGTGCGCGCCCTCGAGCGGCTGGCCCAGAACCTCTTCATCGCCGCCCCCACCCCGGCCCAGCACGCCGCCCTCGCCGCCTTCACGCCCGCCACCCTCGAGATCGCCGAGGAGCGGCGGGCCGCCTTCCGCGCGCGGCGCGAGTTCCTGGTTCCGGCCCTGCGCGGGCTCGGCTTCTCGGTCCCGGTCACGCCGCAGGGCGCCTTCTACGTCTACGCCGACTCCCGGGCCTTCGACGACGACTGCGAGCGCCTGTGCCGGCGCCTGCTGGAGGAGGCCCACGTCGCCGTCACCCCCGGCACCGACTTCGGGCGCCACGAGGCCCGAGGCCACGTCCGCTTCGCCTACACCACCGGGATCGACCGCCTGGAGCGCGCCGTCGAGCGCATCCGGCGCCTCCTCGCTCAGGGCTGA
- the rpoS gene encoding RNA polymerase sigma factor RpoS, with amino-acid sequence MAEEPEIEADDGIEGEEEAANEPLPEDEAEEEPAARGVPRRFAPGEMRSSELDATRMYLSEIGASPLLTAEEEVYYARRAQRGDEAARRRMIESNLRLVVKIARRYMNRGLPLLDLIEEGNLGLIRAVDKFDPELGFRFSTYATWWIRQTIERAIMNQTRTIRLPIHVVKEINSYLRAARKLAQELDHEPTADEIAEMLDRPAEEVKRMLGLNERIASVDTPIGHDDDKVLLDAIPDESNPDPADQLQEADLYACIERWLAELSDKQRAVVERRFGLHGHEKATLEQVGAEIGVTRERVRQIQMDALRRLREILRRQGLSEDSI; translated from the coding sequence ATGGCCGAGGAGCCCGAGATCGAGGCCGACGACGGGATCGAAGGAGAGGAGGAGGCGGCCAACGAGCCGCTTCCCGAGGACGAGGCGGAGGAGGAACCGGCGGCGCGGGGTGTGCCCCGGCGCTTCGCGCCCGGGGAGATGCGCTCCAGCGAGCTAGACGCCACCCGCATGTACCTCAGCGAGATCGGCGCCTCGCCGCTCCTGACCGCGGAGGAGGAGGTCTACTACGCGCGGCGGGCGCAGCGCGGCGACGAGGCCGCGCGCCGGCGGATGATCGAGAGCAACCTCCGCCTCGTGGTCAAGATCGCGCGCCGCTACATGAACCGCGGCCTGCCTCTGCTGGACCTCATCGAGGAGGGCAACCTCGGGCTGATCCGGGCGGTGGACAAGTTCGACCCGGAGCTCGGGTTCCGCTTCTCCACCTACGCCACGTGGTGGATCCGCCAGACCATCGAGCGCGCGATCATGAACCAGACGCGCACCATCCGGCTGCCGATCCACGTGGTCAAGGAGATCAACAGCTACCTGCGCGCGGCGCGCAAGCTGGCGCAGGAGCTGGATCACGAGCCCACCGCCGACGAGATCGCCGAGATGCTCGACCGCCCGGCCGAGGAGGTCAAGCGCATGCTGGGCCTCAACGAGCGCATCGCCTCGGTGGACACCCCCATCGGCCACGACGACGACAAGGTCCTGCTCGACGCGATCCCGGACGAGAGCAATCCCGACCCCGCCGACCAGCTCCAGGAGGCCGACCTCTACGCCTGCATCGAGCGCTGGCTCGCCGAGCTCAGCGACAAGCAGCGCGCGGTGGTGGAGCGCCGCTTCGGGCTGCACGGCCACGAGAAGGCGACCCTGGAGCAGGTGGGGGCGGAGATCGGCGTCACCCGCGAGCGGGTGCGCCAGATCCAGATGGACGCCCTGCGCAGGCTGCGCGAGATCCTGCGCCGGCAGGGGCTGTCGGAGGACAGCATCTGA
- a CDS encoding peptidoglycan DD-metalloendopeptidase family protein produces the protein MMGQAGRAAAAVLAAILLAACSPRAWLNHPPPDPPGVHVVRRGETLYAIAWRHGLDYRRLAAWNGIAPPYRIHPGQRIRLRPPQAATARAGAPKATASPGRRPPAPRAQPTPEAERPAVPAAREAPPAAAGPAGRPVFSWPTEGPLLAGFRDGAKRGIDIGGRPGQPVRAAAAGRVVYAGSGLVGYGRLIIVKHNAEWLSAYGHNRRLLVREGEHVRAGQVIAELGASGADRPKLHFEIRRFGEPVDPLTLLPRR, from the coding sequence ATGATGGGGCAGGCGGGCAGGGCGGCGGCCGCCGTGCTCGCCGCGATCCTGCTCGCGGCGTGCAGCCCCCGCGCCTGGCTCAACCACCCGCCGCCGGATCCCCCCGGCGTGCACGTGGTGCGCCGGGGAGAGACGCTCTACGCCATCGCCTGGCGGCACGGCCTCGACTACCGCCGCCTCGCGGCCTGGAACGGGATTGCGCCGCCCTACCGCATCCACCCGGGCCAGCGGATCCGGCTGCGGCCGCCGCAGGCCGCGACCGCGCGGGCCGGCGCGCCGAAAGCCACGGCTTCGCCCGGGCGGCGGCCGCCGGCGCCGAGGGCGCAGCCCACGCCCGAGGCGGAGCGGCCGGCGGTGCCGGCAGCGCGGGAGGCGCCGCCCGCCGCCGCCGGCCCCGCGGGGCGCCCGGTCTTTTCCTGGCCCACGGAGGGCCCGCTCCTTGCCGGCTTCCGGGACGGCGCCAAGCGGGGCATCGACATCGGCGGCAGGCCGGGTCAGCCGGTGCGCGCCGCGGCCGCCGGGCGGGTGGTCTACGCCGGAAGTGGACTCGTCGGATACGGCCGCCTTATCATCGTCAAGCACAATGCGGAATGGCTCAGCGCCTACGGCCACAACCGGCGGCTGTTGGTCAGGGAAGGGGAGCACGTGCGCGCTGGGCAGGTCATCGCCGAGCTCGGGGCGAGCGGGGCCGACCGGCCGAAGCTGCACTTCGAGATCCGCCGCTTCGGCGAGCCCGTCGATCCGCTGACCCTGCTGCCGCGGCGCTGA
- the surE gene encoding 5'/3'-nucleotidase SurE, which produces MRILVTNDDGYRAPGLQVLADALATLGEVTVVAPERNRSGASNSLTLDRPLRAHRADNGYIYVDGTPTDCVHLAITGLLEREPDMVVSGINAGANLGDDVLYSGTVAAAMEGRFLGYPAVAVSLAAHDPQHFPTAARVARAIVERLLSDPLPPDTILNVNVPDLPMEAVAGIEVTRLGHRHRAEPVVRTTDPRGRPIYWIGPAGPEEDAGPGTDFHAVAAGRVALTPIHVDLTHHEALGRLRAWAEALRP; this is translated from the coding sequence ATGCGCATCCTCGTGACCAACGACGACGGCTACCGCGCGCCCGGGCTGCAGGTGCTCGCCGATGCGCTGGCGACGCTCGGCGAGGTGACGGTGGTCGCCCCCGAGCGCAACCGCAGCGGCGCCAGCAACTCGCTCACCCTCGACCGTCCGTTGCGCGCGCACCGCGCCGACAACGGCTACATCTACGTGGACGGCACCCCCACCGACTGCGTCCATCTCGCCATCACGGGGCTGCTGGAGCGGGAGCCCGACATGGTGGTCTCGGGCATCAACGCCGGCGCCAACCTCGGCGACGACGTCCTCTACTCGGGGACGGTGGCGGCGGCGATGGAAGGGCGCTTCCTCGGCTACCCGGCGGTGGCGGTGTCGCTGGCCGCCCACGACCCGCAGCACTTCCCCACCGCGGCGCGGGTGGCACGGGCCATCGTCGAGCGGCTGCTGAGCGACCCCCTGCCGCCGGACACCATCCTCAACGTCAACGTCCCCGACCTGCCCATGGAGGCCGTGGCGGGGATCGAGGTCACCCGCCTCGGGCACCGCCACCGCGCCGAGCCGGTGGTGCGCACCACCGATCCCCGCGGGCGCCCCATCTACTGGATCGGGCCGGCGGGGCCGGAGGAGGACGCCGGCCCCGGCACCGACTTCCACGCCGTCGCCGCGGGGCGGGTGGCGCTGACGCCGATCCACGTCGACCTCACCCACCACGAGGCGCTGGGTCGGCTGCGGGCGTGGGCGGAGGCGCTGCGCCCGTGA